CGCATGAACCGCTTCTTCAACCCGCGCACCCCCTGGTCCGAGCTCGAGCGGCGGCTCTCGGGCCGGCCGGATCCGAAAGCGCCCGGGGTGGGTCCGCGCGCTCCCGAGCAGGACCCGGGACCCGTCTCGGTGGGGCCGGGCGGCTCCGACGGCCCGTCCCGCTACGCCGGGGCCGACGGGTCCGACGCCCCGGCGTTCTCCCGCCCCGACCGCTACCGGGACCGCGATCAGGACCGCTGTCCCGACGGCGCGCGCCCGCACCCGCCGCGCGGCGCCCCCGCGCTCCTGCCCGCCCGCATCCCGTGGGCGGAGCTCCACGTGCACTCCGACTTCAGCTTCCTCGACGGCGCCTCGGAGCCGGAGGAGCTCGTCGCCGTCGGTGAGCGGGCCGGGCTCACCGGGATGGCCCTCACCGACCACAACGGGCTCTACGGCGCAGTCCGGTTCGCCCAGGCCGCGGCCGAGGCGGCGCTGCCCACGGTCTTCGGCGCCGAGCTCTCCCTCGGGCTGGCGGAGAAGATCCCCGGACAGGTCGATCCGCGCGCCGAGCACCTCCTCGTGCTCGCCCGCGGCGTCGCCGGCTACCGCGCCCTGTCCGCCGCCCTCACCGCCGGGGCGCTGGCCGGCGAGAAGACCCGGCCGGTGTTCGACCGGGAGCGGCTCGCGGCATCCGCCGACGACTGGACCGTCCTCACCGGCTGCCGCAAGGGGCCTCTGCTCCCGCACCTCGCCGACCCCGACGGCGGGCTCGGCGCGCTGCGCGGCCTCGTCGCCGAGTTCGGCCGCGACCGGGTGGTCGTCGAGCTCCCCCGCCACGGCCTGCCCACCGACGATGCGCGGATCGCCCACCTGTGCGAGCTCGCGCACCGCGCCCGGGTCCGCGTCGTCGCCACGAACGCCGTCCACTACGCGACCCGCGCCCGCTTCGCCGACGCCCAGGTGCGCGCCGCCGTGCGCTCCCGCCGCTCCCTCGACGCGGTCGCCGGCTGGCTGCCGCCCACCGCCTCGGCCCGCATCCACACGGGGGAGGAGATGCGGGAGCGCTTCCCCGCCGCCGCCCTCGACACCGCCGTCCGGCTCGCGGAGGACCACGCCTTCGAGCTCACCGCCGCCCGGGCGGGGCTGCCCGCCGCCCCGATCCCCGACGGGGTCGGCGAGGCGGAGCACCTGCGGCGCCTCGTCGAGGAGGGCGGGCTCCGGCGCTACGGCACCCGGGCGGAGCATCCGCGCGCCTGGGAGCAGCTCGACCGGGAGCTCGACACCATCGGGACCATGGGGTTCTGCGGCTACTTCCTCATCGTCCACGACATCGCCCGCTTCTGCCGCGAGCAGGACATCTTCTGCCAGGGCCGGGGCTCGGCGGCGAACTCCGCGGTCTGCTTCGTGCTCGGCATCACCGCGGTCGACGCCGTCCGGTTCCGCCTCCTCTTCGACCGCTTCCTCGCCCCCGACCGGGCCGGCTACCCCGACATCGACATCGACATCGAGTCCGGCCGCCGTGAGGAGGTCATCCAGTACGTCTACCGGCGCTACGGCCGCCACCGCGCCGCCCAGGTCGCCAACGTCATCACCTACCGGGCGAAGTCCGCGGTGCGCGACGCCGCGGCCGCGCTCGGCTACGACCCCGGCCAGCAGGACGCCTTCTCCAAGGGCATCCACCGCTGGTCGACCCTGCCGGACCCGGCGGACACCGCCGTGCCCGCGCAGGTGCTCGAGGTCGCCGGCGGGCTCCTCGGCACCCCCCGCCACCTCGGCATCCACTCCGGCGGGATGATCCTCGCCGACCGGCCGATCGGCGAGGTCGTGCCCATCGAGCCGGCGACGATGGACGACCGCACCGTCGTCCAGTGGGATAAGGACGACTGCGCGGCGATGGACCTCGTCAAGTTCGACCTGCTCGGCCTCGGCATGCTCACCGCCCTCCACGAGATGGTCGACCTCATCGCCCGGCACACCGGCGAGCGCATCGACCGCGCGGCGATCCCGCAGGAGGACGCGGAGGTGTACGACATGCTCTGCGAGGCCGACGCGGTGGGCGTGTTCCAGGTCGAGTCCCGGGCCCAGCTCGCGACCCTCCCGCGGCTGCGCCCCCGCACCTTCTACGACCTCGCCGTGCAGGTCGCGCTCATCCGCCCCGGGCCCATCCAGGGCGGATCGGTCCACCCCTACATCCGTCGCCGCCAGGGGCTCGAGCCCGTCGAGCACCTCCATCCGCTCCTCGAGAACGCGCTCGGCAAGACCCTCGGGGTGCCGCTGTTCCAGGAGCAGCTCATGCAGATCGCGATCGATGTCGCCGGCTTCACCGGGGCCGATGCCGACGAGCTCCGGCGGGCGATGGGGGCCAGGCGGTCGGCGGCGCGGATGGCGCAGCTCGCCGAGCGCTTCCACGCCGGGTGCGCCGCCCGCGGGGTCGCCCCGGACATCGCGCAGGCGATCTTCGACAAGATCGCCGCCTTCGCCAACTACGGGTTCCCCGAGAGCCACGCCATCAGCTTCGCGAACCTCGTCTACGACTCGGCCTGGTTCAAGCGCCACCACCACGCGGCCTTCACCGCCGGACTCCTGCGCGCCCAGCCGATGGGCTTCTACTCGCCGCAGTCGCTCATCGCCGACGCCCGCCGCCACGGGGTGCGGATCCGCCCGGTCGACATCAACGCCTCCGCCGCGCAGGCCGACCTCGAGGCGGACGCGGACTCCCGCGGCGGGTTCGCCATCCGGATCGGGCTCGAGTCCGTGCGCGAGGTGGGCGGCGCGGGCGCCGCCGTCGTCGCCGAGCGCGAGGCCGCCGGGCCCTACGCCTCGATCGCCGATCTCGCCCACCGCACCGGGGTCGAGGTGCGGGTGCTCGAGGGGCTCGCGACCGCCGGGGCCTTCGCGGGCTTCGGCCTCGACCGGCGGCAGGCGCTGTGGATCGCCGGAGCCCTCGCCGGCTCCGGGCCCGGGGTGCTGCCGGGGACCGCGCCGGTGAGCGCCGCGCCCGCGCTGCCGCTCATGAGTGCGTTCGACGTCACCCTCGCCGAGCTGTTCGCCACCGGGCTCACCGTCGACGGCTATCCCACCGCGGGCCTGCGCGGCGCGCTCACCGCCCGCGGGTACGCCTCGACCGCGGACGCGCGGGCCGCCGCCGACGGCTCGCGCATCACCGTCGCAGGGATCGTCACGCACCGGCAGCGTCCGGCCACTGCCTCCGGCATCACCTTCATGAACATCGAGGACGAGTTCGGGATGCTCAACGTCGTGTGCACCCCGGGTCTGATGAAGCGCTTCGCCCCGATCTCGACGAGCCGGAGCACCCTCGTCATCACCGGTCTGCTCCAGCGCGCGGGATCGGTGGTGAGCCTGTACGCGCACCGTCTCATCCCGCTCGACGTGCAGCTCCCCGCCCGGTCGCGGGACTTCCGCTGAGCGCACGCAGCCCGCTGATATGACGCAATGTGACGTCGGATGACGCGAAGATGACATTCCCCGGCGCCGCCGACCGGCGCAAGGGCGAGAGTGGCCGGAACAGCTTCGAGGAGGAAGACATGAGCGAACTCGCGTTCGAGACCCGCCAGGTGCACGCCGGGCAGACCCCCGACTCCCAGACCGGAGCCCGCGCGCTGCCGATCTACCAGACGACGTCCTTCGTCTTCGACGACGCGAAGACCGCCGCCGACCGCTTCGCCCTCGCCGACCTCGGACCGATCTACACCCGCCTCGGCAATCCCACCGTCGCCGTGGTCGAGGAGCGGATCGCGAGCCTCGAAGGGGGCGTCCAGGCGCTGCTCCTCGCCTCCGGCCAGTCCGCGGAGTTCCTCGCGATCATCAACCTCGCCGGCGCCGGGGACCACATCGTCGCGAGCCCGAGCCTCTACGGCGGCACGTACAACCTCTTCCACGTCACCCTGCGCAAGCTCGGCATCGAGACGACCTTCGTCTCCGACCCCTCTGACATCGAGTCCTGGAAGGCCGCGGTGCAGCCGAACACCAAGGCGTTCTTCGGCGAGTCGGTGTCGAACCCGCGCTCCGACGTCCTCGACATCGCGGCCGTCGCCGAGGCCGCCCATGCCGCCGGCGTGCCGCTCATCGTCGACAACACGCTCGCCACGCCCTACCTCGTGCGGCCGATCGAGCACGGCGCGGACTTCGTCA
This Brevibacterium ihuae DNA region includes the following protein-coding sequences:
- a CDS encoding error-prone DNA polymerase, producing the protein MNRFFNPRTPWSELERRLSGRPDPKAPGVGPRAPEQDPGPVSVGPGGSDGPSRYAGADGSDAPAFSRPDRYRDRDQDRCPDGARPHPPRGAPALLPARIPWAELHVHSDFSFLDGASEPEELVAVGERAGLTGMALTDHNGLYGAVRFAQAAAEAALPTVFGAELSLGLAEKIPGQVDPRAEHLLVLARGVAGYRALSAALTAGALAGEKTRPVFDRERLAASADDWTVLTGCRKGPLLPHLADPDGGLGALRGLVAEFGRDRVVVELPRHGLPTDDARIAHLCELAHRARVRVVATNAVHYATRARFADAQVRAAVRSRRSLDAVAGWLPPTASARIHTGEEMRERFPAAALDTAVRLAEDHAFELTAARAGLPAAPIPDGVGEAEHLRRLVEEGGLRRYGTRAEHPRAWEQLDRELDTIGTMGFCGYFLIVHDIARFCREQDIFCQGRGSAANSAVCFVLGITAVDAVRFRLLFDRFLAPDRAGYPDIDIDIESGRREEVIQYVYRRYGRHRAAQVANVITYRAKSAVRDAAAALGYDPGQQDAFSKGIHRWSTLPDPADTAVPAQVLEVAGGLLGTPRHLGIHSGGMILADRPIGEVVPIEPATMDDRTVVQWDKDDCAAMDLVKFDLLGLGMLTALHEMVDLIARHTGERIDRAAIPQEDAEVYDMLCEADAVGVFQVESRAQLATLPRLRPRTFYDLAVQVALIRPGPIQGGSVHPYIRRRQGLEPVEHLHPLLENALGKTLGVPLFQEQLMQIAIDVAGFTGADADELRRAMGARRSAARMAQLAERFHAGCAARGVAPDIAQAIFDKIAAFANYGFPESHAISFANLVYDSAWFKRHHHAAFTAGLLRAQPMGFYSPQSLIADARRHGVRIRPVDINASAAQADLEADADSRGGFAIRIGLESVREVGGAGAAVVAEREAAGPYASIADLAHRTGVEVRVLEGLATAGAFAGFGLDRRQALWIAGALAGSGPGVLPGTAPVSAAPALPLMSAFDVTLAELFATGLTVDGYPTAGLRGALTARGYASTADARAAADGSRITVAGIVTHRQRPATASGITFMNIEDEFGMLNVVCTPGLMKRFAPISTSRSTLVITGLLQRAGSVVSLYAHRLIPLDVQLPARSRDFR